A genomic stretch from Halopiger aswanensis includes:
- a CDS encoding S9 family peptidase produces the protein MNGITASDYTDLAHAEDPRVSPDSERVAFVRRVPDDDESYTATVFVVPVGGDEPTQFTARDGVDSQPRWHPDGSWLAFVSTRGEGDRQQLWVVPTDGGEARQLTAVVGGIGSLEWSPDGSRLCFSQRVTAADREDGRDLAVDPDYEPDEPDPRVIDRPIYRADTEYFDGRRSHVYVLDLEAALSDGPALEDGDEDDGEAITRLTDGDRDYIAPTWGDDETVYYASKVGEEPEPDDSLRYELFAHDLATDDREAFTETSGWLGPDSLEATADERVAFEYTPEEQASMRQTEIRVHDRVDGTETTPTAPLDRTVGHRCSFTWAPEGDDLYFTTPDEGSRVLWSVPGDAEADPKRIYGEGATVEDFHVGRDAVALVQSEWDHPGDVFVTTRGGNEPHRLSRVNGDYLAERAVRQPEELWFESEDGEEIQGWLLTPPEFDADASPGETYPLLVEIHGGPHAHWTTAGTMWHEFQTLAARGYAVFWCNPRGSTGYGEAHATAIERDWGEVTLTDVLAGVDAVCDREYVDDDEVFVTGGSFGGFMTAWAVGNADRFTAAVSQRGVYDLTGFYGSTDAFHLLEGDFDTTPWEEPEFLWEQSPVAHVAEVETPTLVLHSDRDYRTPANTAELFYLGLKKHGVDTRLVRYPREGHELSRSGEPAHVVDRLERIARWFDGYSDHHEAPLALDRDRDAGLSASSDSAGPDER, from the coding sequence ATGAACGGTATTACTGCGAGCGATTACACCGACCTCGCACACGCCGAGGACCCCCGCGTCTCGCCCGACAGCGAGCGCGTCGCGTTCGTCCGCCGCGTCCCCGATGACGACGAATCGTACACTGCGACGGTGTTCGTCGTCCCGGTCGGCGGCGACGAACCGACGCAGTTTACGGCCCGCGACGGCGTCGACAGCCAACCCCGCTGGCACCCCGACGGCTCGTGGCTCGCGTTCGTCAGCACTCGCGGCGAGGGTGACCGCCAGCAACTGTGGGTCGTCCCGACCGACGGCGGCGAGGCCCGGCAACTCACGGCCGTCGTCGGCGGCATCGGCAGCCTCGAGTGGAGTCCGGACGGCTCCCGCTTATGTTTCAGCCAGCGAGTCACGGCAGCCGACCGCGAGGACGGCCGCGACCTGGCGGTCGATCCCGACTACGAACCCGACGAGCCCGATCCGCGCGTCATCGACCGGCCCATCTACCGGGCCGACACCGAGTACTTCGACGGCCGTCGGAGCCACGTCTACGTGCTCGACCTCGAGGCGGCGCTCTCCGACGGGCCGGCGCTCGAGGACGGCGACGAAGACGACGGCGAGGCAATCACCCGCCTCACCGACGGCGACCGCGACTACATCGCACCCACCTGGGGCGACGACGAGACGGTCTACTACGCGAGCAAGGTCGGCGAAGAGCCCGAACCCGACGACTCGCTGCGGTACGAACTGTTCGCTCACGACCTCGCGACCGACGACCGCGAGGCGTTCACCGAGACCTCGGGCTGGCTCGGGCCGGACTCGCTCGAGGCGACCGCGGACGAGCGAGTAGCCTTCGAGTACACGCCCGAAGAGCAGGCCTCGATGCGCCAGACCGAGATTCGCGTTCACGACCGCGTAGATGGTACCGAGACCACGCCGACGGCGCCGCTCGATCGGACCGTCGGCCACCGCTGCAGTTTCACCTGGGCGCCCGAGGGCGACGACCTGTACTTCACGACGCCGGACGAGGGATCGCGCGTTCTCTGGTCGGTGCCGGGCGACGCCGAAGCCGACCCGAAGCGGATCTACGGGGAGGGCGCGACCGTCGAGGACTTCCACGTCGGTCGGGACGCGGTCGCACTCGTCCAGAGCGAGTGGGACCACCCCGGCGACGTCTTCGTGACGACCCGCGGCGGCAACGAGCCGCACCGTCTGAGCCGCGTCAACGGCGACTACCTCGCGGAGCGGGCGGTCCGCCAGCCCGAAGAACTGTGGTTCGAGAGCGAGGACGGCGAAGAAATTCAGGGCTGGCTGCTCACCCCGCCCGAGTTCGACGCCGACGCTTCTCCGGGCGAAACCTACCCGCTGCTCGTCGAGATCCACGGCGGCCCCCACGCCCACTGGACGACCGCGGGGACGATGTGGCACGAGTTCCAGACGCTCGCGGCGCGGGGCTACGCCGTCTTCTGGTGCAACCCGCGGGGCTCGACGGGCTACGGCGAGGCCCACGCGACGGCCATCGAGCGCGACTGGGGCGAGGTCACGCTGACCGACGTGCTCGCCGGTGTCGACGCGGTCTGTGACCGCGAGTACGTCGACGACGACGAGGTCTTCGTCACCGGCGGCAGCTTCGGCGGGTTCATGACCGCCTGGGCGGTCGGCAACGCCGATCGGTTCACGGCGGCCGTCTCCCAGCGCGGCGTCTACGATCTCACCGGCTTCTACGGCTCGACGGACGCGTTCCACCTCCTCGAGGGTGATTTCGACACGACGCCCTGGGAGGAACCGGAGTTCCTCTGGGAGCAGTCGCCGGTCGCTCACGTCGCCGAGGTCGAGACGCCGACGCTCGTCCTCCACTCCGATCGCGACTACCGGACGCCCGCGAACACCGCCGAACTGTTCTACCTCGGACTCAAGAAACACGGCGTCGACACCCGACTCGTGCGCTATCCGCGGGAGGGCCACGAACTCTCGCGCTCGGGGGAACCCGCCCACGTCGTCGACCGCCTCGAGCGGATCGCCCGCTGGTTCGACGGCTACTCCGACCACCACGAGGCGCCGCTGGCACTCGATCGCGACCGGGACGCGGGGCTTTCGGCCTCGAGCGACTCGGCGGGACCGGACGAACGGTAG
- a CDS encoding DUF1850 domain-containing protein produces MNVTRRHVVVVLLVLAVLGASAIAVATAADDKTLVVTDADTGEPVLEVPVEDGTEVTLSYTHSVEKTTVEDIYVVDGTELRMDRMVFSSHGAGLPTSGPIEETSDGFVVYSNESYANLNVVPGSVAGHELVVGNERYDLVARSDGPVVLSVAERSLSEQLSAPLSTDHRLDPIRALDSITTHR; encoded by the coding sequence GTGAACGTAACCCGTCGACACGTCGTCGTTGTCCTCCTCGTACTGGCAGTTCTCGGCGCGTCAGCGATCGCCGTTGCGACCGCTGCGGACGACAAAACGCTCGTCGTCACGGATGCCGATACCGGGGAACCGGTGCTCGAGGTTCCCGTCGAGGACGGGACCGAAGTGACGCTCTCGTACACGCACAGCGTCGAGAAGACGACCGTCGAGGACATCTACGTCGTCGACGGGACGGAACTGCGGATGGATCGGATGGTCTTTTCCTCGCACGGTGCGGGGCTGCCGACCAGCGGTCCGATCGAGGAGACGTCGGACGGCTTCGTCGTCTATTCGAACGAGTCGTACGCGAACCTGAACGTCGTCCCGGGATCGGTCGCCGGCCACGAACTCGTCGTCGGCAATGAGCGCTACGACTTAGTCGCCCGCTCGGACGGGCCGGTGGTGCTCTCGGTAGCCGAACGCAGCCTCTCCGAGCAACTGTCTGCGCCGCTATCGACCGACCACCGGCTCGATCCGATTCGCGCGCTCGACTCGATTACCACCCATCGCTGA
- a CDS encoding TRAP transporter permease — MSVDTPNTDALSEEEQEEILQEVQRRRTLGGLVAGLVGLIAITFSAFQLWLAARGRTFSATLPYVGEVGFGQLQQLQINAIHVTFALVLAFLLFPPTRGRGPVSRRLGRIEPAARDQFGPDSALTRLVERLGDGVRWAFVDRSMRRITPVDVVLIFLSLLPMHYIVTQFDEIRQIPIFGIRASSPVQEVYTHRFVSPILEPLATGLGAVGIPLDDVSYAFLVGVLGLLLVLEATRRTLGPLLMGLVGFFIVYARWGYLVPRDSPIGSLAIQPDTWGNIVYNLWYTVEAGVMSTPVTVSVRYIYIFILFGAFLEMSGAGKWFIDLAYSLTGTRQGGPAKASVVSSGFMGMLSGSSIANTVTTGAFTIPLMKRSGYSPEFSGAVESSASSGGQMLPPVMGAAAFLIVEYLGVPYADVIVAATLPAIAFFFGMWIMVHFEAVRGGIGGLPRDELPAVSSRFREGWFYLIPIVLLLYFLIVARLSIGRAGWYTIVAITALIAVVAAYNDRTRVPLLGTIAAVYLAQTAAYAVAGTGIAGTIQAGIDAGSAAEPLSVGAAATAAFGDLGAIAVLVSLAVLLARPSSESPLLEFEDDVDDAAERTATTLGLSRAGSNTAFRFITFVLKSMDSGARTATTVVVAVAAAGVVPGVISVSGLGPNLAALIDTVSGGSMLLLLSLTGVASIIFGMGMPTTAMYIILIAMLETPLVEAGIVALAAHLFVLYFGLMADVTPPVAVAAFAGAGVAKADELKTASTAFLLSLNKILVPFAFVFSPGILLLQRGEDGWTQSVMSLSDVADLGFFVPEVVIPVLGMFLGVYALGVTIIGYQYAAVSQLERAGYSVASILLMVPEIPLLVLEGVIELFGIPAALTIFPLTVSLRAVGLAILVGLSARNRRVADESESDLSAPTASDA; from the coding sequence ATGAGCGTAGACACGCCTAATACGGACGCACTCTCGGAGGAAGAACAGGAAGAGATCTTACAGGAAGTCCAGCGCCGGCGAACGCTCGGCGGGCTGGTCGCCGGTCTCGTCGGACTCATCGCCATCACGTTCTCGGCGTTCCAGCTGTGGCTCGCCGCCCGCGGGCGAACGTTCTCGGCGACGCTTCCGTACGTCGGCGAGGTCGGCTTCGGCCAACTGCAGCAACTCCAGATCAACGCGATCCACGTCACCTTCGCGCTGGTGCTGGCGTTTCTGCTGTTTCCGCCGACCCGCGGCCGGGGGCCGGTTTCCAGGCGGCTCGGCCGGATCGAACCCGCCGCTCGCGATCAATTCGGCCCCGACAGCGCGCTGACCCGGCTCGTCGAACGGCTCGGCGACGGGGTGCGCTGGGCGTTCGTCGATCGATCCATGCGCCGGATCACGCCCGTCGACGTCGTCCTGATCTTCCTCTCGCTGCTGCCGATGCACTACATCGTGACCCAGTTCGACGAGATTCGGCAGATTCCGATCTTCGGCATCCGTGCCTCGAGCCCGGTTCAGGAGGTGTACACCCACCGGTTCGTGAGCCCGATCCTCGAGCCGCTCGCGACCGGCCTCGGCGCCGTCGGAATTCCGCTCGACGACGTCTCCTACGCGTTCCTGGTCGGCGTCCTCGGACTCCTGCTGGTGCTCGAGGCGACCCGGCGGACGCTCGGCCCCCTGCTCATGGGGCTGGTCGGCTTCTTCATCGTCTACGCTCGGTGGGGGTACCTCGTCCCTCGCGATTCGCCGATCGGCTCGCTGGCGATCCAGCCCGACACGTGGGGGAACATCGTCTACAACCTCTGGTACACGGTCGAGGCGGGCGTGATGAGTACGCCGGTCACCGTCAGCGTCCGCTACATCTACATTTTCATCCTCTTCGGCGCCTTCCTCGAGATGAGCGGCGCCGGGAAGTGGTTCATCGATCTGGCGTACTCGCTGACCGGGACCAGACAGGGCGGCCCCGCCAAGGCCAGCGTCGTCTCGAGCGGCTTCATGGGGATGCTCTCGGGGTCGTCGATCGCGAATACGGTGACGACGGGGGCGTTCACGATTCCGCTGATGAAACGCTCGGGATACTCCCCCGAGTTCTCCGGTGCGGTCGAGTCCTCGGCGTCCTCGGGCGGCCAGATGCTGCCGCCGGTGATGGGGGCCGCCGCGTTCCTGATCGTCGAGTACCTCGGCGTCCCGTACGCGGACGTCATCGTCGCCGCGACACTGCCCGCAATCGCCTTCTTCTTCGGCATGTGGATCATGGTCCACTTCGAGGCGGTCCGCGGCGGTATCGGCGGCCTGCCCCGCGACGAACTCCCCGCCGTTAGCTCGCGGTTCCGTGAGGGCTGGTTCTACCTGATTCCGATCGTCCTCCTGCTGTACTTCCTCATCGTCGCGCGGCTTTCGATCGGCCGCGCCGGCTGGTACACGATCGTCGCGATCACCGCCCTGATCGCAGTGGTTGCCGCATACAACGACCGAACCCGCGTCCCGCTGCTCGGGACGATCGCGGCCGTCTACCTCGCACAGACGGCGGCGTACGCGGTCGCCGGCACCGGGATCGCGGGGACGATACAGGCGGGAATCGACGCTGGGTCGGCGGCCGAACCGCTCTCCGTCGGCGCCGCCGCGACCGCCGCGTTCGGCGATCTAGGCGCGATCGCGGTCCTCGTCAGCCTCGCCGTCCTGCTCGCCCGTCCGAGTTCGGAATCGCCGCTGCTCGAGTTCGAGGACGACGTCGACGACGCCGCCGAGCGGACCGCGACGACGCTCGGTCTGTCCCGGGCTGGCTCGAACACGGCTTTCCGGTTCATCACGTTCGTCCTGAAATCGATGGACTCGGGCGCGCGAACCGCGACGACCGTCGTCGTCGCCGTGGCCGCCGCGGGCGTCGTCCCGGGCGTCATCAGCGTCTCCGGGCTCGGCCCGAACCTCGCGGCGCTCATCGACACCGTCAGCGGCGGCTCGATGCTCCTGCTGCTCTCGCTGACCGGCGTCGCCTCGATCATCTTCGGGATGGGGATGCCGACCACCGCGATGTACATCATCCTCATCGCGATGCTCGAGACGCCGCTGGTCGAGGCCGGCATCGTCGCGCTGGCGGCGCACCTGTTCGTGCTCTACTTCGGGCTGATGGCGGACGTCACGCCGCCGGTCGCCGTCGCCGCGTTCGCCGGTGCGGGGGTCGCCAAAGCCGACGAACTCAAGACGGCGTCGACCGCGTTCCTGCTCTCGCTGAACAAGATCCTGGTGCCGTTCGCCTTCGTCTTCTCGCCCGGCATCCTCCTGCTCCAGCGCGGCGAGGACGGCTGGACCCAAAGCGTCATGTCGCTGTCCGACGTCGCCGATCTCGGCTTCTTCGTCCCCGAGGTCGTGATCCCGGTCCTGGGCATGTTCCTCGGGGTCTACGCCCTCGGCGTGACGATCATCGGTTACCAGTACGCGGCCGTCTCCCAACTCGAGCGGGCGGGCTACTCGGTGGCGTCGATCCTGCTGATGGTGCCGGAGATCCCGCTGCTCGTCCTCGAGGGCGTGATCGAACTGTTCGGTATTCCGGCGGCGCTGACGATCTTCCCCCTCACGGTATCGCTTCGCGCCGTCGGGCTGGCGATACTCGTCGGACTCTCCGCCCGGAACCGTCGCGTGGCCGACGAGAGCGAGTCGGATCTCTCCGCCCCGACGGCGAGCGACGCCTGA
- a CDS encoding TAXI family TRAP transporter solute-binding subunit: protein MVQDINRRRFIAASGIAGLAGLAGCIGDDAEGNGNGNGDGNGSGNGNGDSGNGNDSGNGDGEEDLEEANPDEGGEILSWHAGGTGGTYYPLSGDFKSIVSEHTPHDLQVQSTGASVENVGSLNRERADFALIQNDIAYFAVNGTGLEEFEGNAMENIRGVATLYPETIHVITQADSGIETLEDLDGATINTGDLGSGTQVNALQILESAGIEEGDFEEQNADFATAADQIRDGDVDAAFVVGGWPVGSIEELATTSDIALVEVSGDVRESIMSDAEWFAEDTVPAGTYDGVDEDVETVSVQAMIATHEGVDEGIVEEVTTAIFDNTDQITQKADFISADTAQDGMPIDLHPGAEAYFN from the coding sequence ATGGTGCAAGACATCAATCGGCGTCGGTTCATCGCTGCAAGTGGGATTGCTGGACTAGCTGGACTCGCCGGGTGTATCGGTGACGATGCCGAAGGCAACGGTAACGGAAACGGCGACGGCAACGGAAGCGGCAATGGAAACGGCGACAGCGGCAACGGCAACGACAGCGGTAACGGCGACGGCGAAGAGGACCTCGAGGAGGCCAACCCCGACGAAGGCGGGGAGATCCTCTCGTGGCACGCCGGCGGGACGGGCGGTACCTACTACCCGCTGTCGGGCGACTTCAAGAGCATCGTCTCGGAGCACACGCCCCACGACCTGCAGGTCCAGTCGACGGGTGCGAGCGTCGAGAACGTCGGCAGCCTCAACCGCGAACGGGCCGACTTCGCGCTGATCCAGAACGACATCGCGTACTTCGCGGTCAACGGCACCGGCCTCGAGGAGTTCGAGGGCAACGCCATGGAGAACATCCGCGGCGTCGCGACGCTGTACCCCGAAACGATCCACGTCATCACGCAGGCCGACTCGGGCATCGAGACGCTCGAGGACCTCGACGGTGCGACGATCAACACCGGTGACCTCGGCAGCGGGACCCAGGTCAACGCCCTGCAGATCCTCGAGTCCGCGGGGATCGAGGAAGGGGATTTCGAGGAGCAAAACGCCGACTTCGCGACCGCGGCCGACCAGATCCGCGACGGCGACGTCGACGCCGCGTTCGTCGTCGGCGGGTGGCCGGTCGGCTCCATCGAGGAGCTCGCGACGACCTCGGACATCGCGCTGGTTGAGGTCTCCGGCGACGTCCGCGAGAGCATCATGAGCGACGCCGAGTGGTTCGCCGAGGACACCGTCCCCGCCGGCACGTACGACGGCGTCGACGAGGACGTCGAGACCGTCTCCGTGCAGGCGATGATCGCCACGCACGAGGGTGTCGACGAGGGCATCGTCGAAGAGGTCACGACCGCGATCTTCGACAACACCGACCAGATCACGCAGAAGGCCGACTTCATCAGCGCCGATACGGCACAGGACGGCATGCCGATCGACCTCCACCCCGGCGCCGAAGCGTACTTCAACTAA
- a CDS encoding DUF2339 domain-containing protein yields MSDDDDDLAAEVRRLRSEVATLRRRVADLEAAVDGESTAATRTDRDAVDDRADRAPSDETTPREDDTAAHDREQERTQNWERDIGIKWLGLLGGAALVAGVVFFVRLAIEAGLLGPLGRVVAGTVAGVALFAGGRFAAERQGYVRWGQIAAGVGLAIAYFSCYAAYGFEAYRTALGTPLWAVLAALTILVAGTAAVSVRDGAPIVAGEAFLFGYGTAYLGLEAETFVVTPAYALLLAVGLVAIAAVRPWYRLVLASVLPTYGLVAVWRAETEPAASLAAAVVVAALGIYLVGGYVLRRADADGRWYRPQIGALTVLNAGIGAVFLEDIVTEWVPEAPLEGVALGAVGLALVGVYAITDRRPVRRDEAAGALAVVLLGGAVVLAAEPFGATVGLLALLCGSIFGADRTDAPAFRTGGHLVALGTVGKLLAVDAAELPAFDTGAPLATATGRPVAFALAVAVFYGLALRFRGETMTTPRTGDSVPVAAPYAVAGTGLTVVVLGLELSGAGVSVAWAAFGLALVTAGLSVDVRGLRFQGMAVLGLVTAKVFLFDMQGLDAIARALAFLVVGAILLAASYAYARWQGEDPLRRLTGE; encoded by the coding sequence ATGAGCGACGACGATGACGACCTCGCGGCGGAGGTACGGCGACTCCGGTCCGAGGTCGCCACCCTCCGGCGTCGCGTCGCCGACCTCGAGGCAGCGGTCGACGGAGAGTCCACAGCGGCGACGCGGACCGATCGCGACGCGGTCGACGACCGCGCCGATCGAGCGCCGTCGGACGAGACGACGCCGCGCGAGGACGACACAGCGGCTCACGATCGAGAACAGGAGCGCACGCAGAACTGGGAGCGCGACATCGGCATCAAGTGGCTCGGACTCCTCGGCGGAGCCGCGCTCGTCGCCGGCGTGGTGTTCTTCGTCCGGCTGGCCATCGAAGCCGGCCTGCTCGGTCCGCTGGGTCGCGTCGTCGCCGGCACGGTCGCCGGCGTGGCGCTGTTCGCCGGCGGTCGATTTGCCGCCGAGCGACAGGGCTACGTTCGCTGGGGGCAGATCGCGGCCGGCGTCGGGCTCGCGATCGCGTACTTCAGTTGCTACGCGGCCTACGGCTTCGAAGCGTATCGGACGGCCCTGGGAACGCCGCTGTGGGCCGTCCTCGCGGCGCTGACGATCCTCGTCGCCGGAACAGCGGCCGTGTCGGTCCGCGACGGCGCGCCGATCGTCGCCGGCGAAGCCTTCCTGTTCGGCTACGGGACGGCGTACCTCGGCCTCGAGGCCGAGACGTTCGTCGTGACGCCCGCCTACGCGTTGCTGCTCGCAGTCGGCCTCGTCGCCATCGCCGCGGTACGCCCGTGGTACCGGCTCGTCCTCGCCAGCGTCCTGCCGACGTACGGACTCGTCGCGGTGTGGCGCGCCGAGACGGAGCCGGCGGCGTCGCTCGCCGCCGCAGTCGTCGTCGCTGCCCTCGGAATCTACCTCGTGGGCGGCTACGTTCTTCGCCGAGCCGACGCGGACGGTCGCTGGTATCGCCCCCAGATTGGCGCACTGACCGTCCTCAACGCCGGAATCGGGGCTGTCTTCCTTGAGGACATCGTCACCGAGTGGGTTCCGGAAGCGCCGCTCGAGGGAGTCGCACTCGGCGCCGTCGGCCTCGCGCTCGTCGGCGTCTACGCGATCACCGATCGCCGGCCGGTGCGACGGGACGAGGCAGCCGGTGCCCTCGCGGTCGTGTTGCTCGGGGGCGCCGTCGTGCTGGCAGCGGAGCCGTTCGGGGCGACCGTCGGGCTGCTCGCGCTCCTCTGCGGCTCGATTTTCGGGGCCGACCGAACGGATGCTCCGGCGTTCCGCACCGGCGGCCATCTCGTCGCGCTCGGGACGGTCGGCAAACTCCTCGCCGTGGACGCCGCCGAACTCCCGGCGTTCGACACCGGTGCGCCGCTGGCGACAGCAACCGGCCGACCGGTCGCGTTCGCGCTCGCGGTCGCCGTCTTCTACGGTCTCGCCCTACGGTTCCGCGGCGAAACGATGACGACTCCGCGGACCGGCGACTCGGTGCCGGTTGCCGCGCCGTACGCCGTGGCCGGCACCGGGCTGACGGTCGTCGTTCTGGGACTGGAGCTTTCGGGTGCCGGCGTCTCCGTCGCCTGGGCTGCCTTCGGCCTCGCGCTCGTTACCGCCGGCCTTTCGGTCGACGTTCGCGGACTCCGGTTCCAGGGGATGGCCGTCCTCGGGCTCGTGACCGCGAAGGTGTTTCTGTTCGACATGCAGGGACTCGATGCGATCGCTCGAGCGCTCGCGTTCCTCGTCGTCGGGGCGATTCTGCTGGCTGCGTCGTACGCGTACGCCCGGTGGCAAGGCGAGGACCCGCTTCGTCGGCTGACCGGCGAGTAA
- a CDS encoding amino acid-binding protein, which produces MFDEIMEKFEGSPSQQAVIRLLLERGFSVNDEGRVVSGGIEIPNTGIAREIDVDRRVVDSTTDVILEDPELRRIFQNISQVPSLMDLAPVLDLTVLTITPDNAEQEGIVAGITGTLADNGISIRQTISEDPEFTDEPKLYLVTDQELPGDVITEIRDLEYVRKIELQ; this is translated from the coding sequence ATGTTCGACGAAATCATGGAGAAGTTCGAGGGGTCGCCGAGCCAGCAGGCGGTGATCCGGCTGCTCCTCGAGCGCGGCTTTTCGGTCAACGACGAGGGACGGGTCGTCTCGGGCGGCATCGAAATCCCGAACACGGGCATCGCGCGGGAGATCGACGTCGACCGGCGGGTCGTCGACTCGACGACGGACGTCATCCTCGAGGATCCGGAACTGCGGCGGATCTTCCAGAACATCTCGCAGGTGCCGAGCCTGATGGATCTCGCGCCGGTGCTCGATCTGACGGTGCTGACGATCACGCCCGACAACGCCGAACAGGAGGGCATCGTCGCGGGTATCACCGGCACGCTGGCCGACAACGGCATCTCGATCCGCCAGACCATCAGCGAGGATCCGGAGTTCACCGACGAACCGAAGCTCTACCTGGTCACCGACCAGGAGCTGCCGGGTGACGTGATCACCGAGATTCGGGACCTCGAGTACGTACGGAAGATCGAACTGCAGTAG
- a CDS encoding IMPACT family protein, with protein MSRTFETIAEPATAEFVVQGSEFIGHARPVDSVDAAEAFVARIREEYADATHNVPAYRVRADADGELLREYSSDDGEPSGSAGKPALNVLEQRDLENCAVVVTRYFGGTELGVGGLVRAYSRAVKDAVDAAGVVEERPHERVSVTVEYDDSGTVRGILESEGYEFDADYAADVTFDVRVPLEEADALRDRLRSATSGRVDLGKADE; from the coding sequence GTGAGCCGAACGTTCGAGACGATCGCCGAGCCCGCGACCGCGGAGTTCGTCGTGCAGGGCTCGGAGTTCATCGGCCACGCCCGACCCGTCGACTCCGTCGACGCCGCGGAGGCGTTCGTCGCGCGGATCCGCGAGGAGTACGCCGACGCCACCCACAACGTCCCCGCCTACCGGGTGCGGGCCGACGCCGACGGCGAACTCCTGCGGGAGTACTCGAGCGACGACGGCGAGCCCTCCGGCTCCGCGGGCAAGCCGGCGCTGAACGTCCTCGAACAGCGCGACCTCGAGAACTGCGCGGTCGTGGTCACCCGCTACTTCGGCGGCACCGAACTCGGCGTCGGCGGGCTCGTCCGGGCCTACTCGCGGGCGGTGAAGGACGCCGTGGACGCGGCCGGCGTCGTCGAGGAGCGCCCCCACGAGCGGGTGTCGGTCACCGTCGAGTACGACGACTCCGGTACTGTGCGGGGCATTCTCGAGAGCGAGGGCTACGAGTTCGACGCCGACTACGCGGCCGACGTCACCTTCGACGTGCGCGTGCCGCTCGAGGAAGCCGACGCGCTGCGGGATCGGCTGCGGAGTGCGACGAGCGGACGGGTCGACCTCGGTAAAGCCGACGAGTAA
- a CDS encoding DUF7522 family protein: MDDIDTDPELADEIMSVCRTTVGDELRSVTYFSEDAVDQLYLRSDLEQTADLVGFAEHERMGFRSQSAYRNTQLGDYEATIRMFENGYLSRVIRGEHGVWVTTDDMSMERFEELTSALKQVLDDA, encoded by the coding sequence ATGGACGACATCGACACCGATCCCGAACTGGCCGACGAAATCATGTCCGTCTGCCGAACGACGGTCGGCGACGAACTCCGCAGCGTCACGTACTTCAGCGAGGATGCAGTCGACCAACTCTACCTCCGATCGGACTTAGAGCAGACCGCCGACCTCGTCGGCTTCGCCGAACACGAACGGATGGGCTTTCGCTCGCAGTCGGCCTACCGCAACACGCAACTGGGCGACTACGAGGCGACGATTCGGATGTTCGAGAACGGCTACCTCTCGCGGGTCATCCGCGGGGAGCACGGCGTCTGGGTGACGACCGACGACATGTCGATGGAGCGGTTCGAGGAACTCACGAGCGCGCTCAAACAGGTGCTCGACGACGCCTGA